The Novosphingobium sp. PP1Y genome segment TCGATATGTCCAAGTATCCAGCGCCCGCGATCGAGGTGAAGAACCGCGATCAGCGCGACGCAGAGCTGGACGAAGCCTTTGCCCGTTGGCCTGTTCCTTATGCCGAGGGCGGTCCGAGCGCCTTCTATGATCCCGCCGCCGACCGTATCCAGATGCCCGCCTTTGGCGACTTTGAAAGTGGAAATGCCTTCTATGCGACCCTCGCGCATGAGGCCGTGCACAGCGCTGGAAGTGCCAAGCGTCTCGCTCGCGAATCTCTGCGCGATTACGGAAAATCGCGCGAAATCAGGGCAGAGGAAGAGCTCATTGCCGAAGTCGGAGCAGCCATGCTTTGCGCGCAGCTTGGCATGGAGCCGACTGAACGCGAGGACCATGCCGCTTACGTGGCCTCGTGGCTCACCGCCCTGCGCAACGATAAGCGGGCGATCTTCCGTGCCGCCAGTGCCGCGCAAGCCGCTAGCGAATTGATCCTGTCCCACATGGACGCGCCGGCGCAGGGGATCGCGGCCTAAGGTTGAAGCGGAGGGCGGCCAGGCAGCCGCCCTCGAAAAGCCGGTCTGTGGAATTTCGGGCGCTTTTGGTGCCAAAAACGCCCGAAATGAGCTCTTTTAGCGCTGGAAAGGGGCATTATTACAGATCGTTGATGTCGCCTGAGCAACGAAGGACTGCGAGCTCAGTACGAGCCAAAGCCAAGATTGAGCGATACGGCGTTGACACCTAGTGGAACTGCCGTGCACGGCTCTCTATGCGTGTCCATTGCGATCCATTGTCGCCCATAAGTACGCGCCACAAGGTAGAAGACGGAGCCGTGACAGCCGACCACCATGCACTTGTCGCGCAGGTTAACAGGTGAGCCATTCGTGCCGAAGCGCAGAATTTGGAGCGATAGATCGACGCGCTGTTGCATCCCGCAGCAGCGGCACTGCGATCGCGCCAGCGCGTTCGTGCGGGCCAGCTCGCCCCAGGTCGCGGCCCAACGGGGAAAAAGGGAGGCAATTTCGGACATGGGATGAGACTAGCAATCCGGCTCGACACCGTCCATGATGACCGTCGCGCCAAGCATCTGGCGGAAAAAGAAAAGGCCCACCTTTCGGCGGGCCTTTAATTTCCTTAGACGATGAGGGGGGGCATAAGCCCGCGTTCTCAAAGCCGATGCCGTTCTATATACACATTTTGTCCAAAAGGTCAATGCCGCTAGAGATTTGGCAGTGCTCCCCTCATACGGGGCGAACGAGAGCGCTTAAGCTTCCGGAGCGCCCAGACGCTTTGCCAGTTCTGCAAGTTCACGCATTTCGTCACTGTCCATATCGAGATTGCATCGATCATGGTTGTCTCGTGCTCGACCAAGAAGGTCCCACCTGACGCGCGAATGCGGATTTGAGGGTAAAATCTCTCCATGTAGGCAATCGCTATTCGTCGGGTCTATGCCGTCAATGCGAGCACTTAGCCCACCGGTGGTCGTTACGTCGATGGGGTCAATTTTCAGGGCGGCCATATATTTTCTTCCGTTTAGAACTGCCTTAAGAGGCTTTGCCTCGTTAGTACTGTCCAACCGTTAAAATGCCATGTCAGAATGAGTTGCAGACAGGATTACGACCTTTGCCCTTCTCCCCCGCGGAGCTTCAGGATCTGCCCGAAGTTATCTCGGCGCCGCGCTTTGCTACCTATCTCCAGGCTAAAGGCAATGACCGGGAAAAGGCGCTCGAGCTCTACGAATGGAATCTCGACATTTCCTCTGCCCTGACCGTTCCTCTCCAGGTCTGCGAAGTCGCAGTTCGCAACGGGATCGCAGAAGCCATCGAGGCTGTCCATGGCGCAAACTGGCCCTGGAACAATGGTTTCATTCGAAGCCTGCCGCGTCCGAAAAGCAGGTTCCGCTACAATCCGGCCGACGACCTTCAGACCTGCGCCCGCAAACTGCCGACGACCGGCAAGATCATCGCGGAACTCAAATTTGCCTTTTGGGAAAACATCTTCACCGCGGGGCAGGATAGCCGCCTTTGGAACGCGCATTTCCGGACGGTCTTTCCGGGGGCGCCGGCCGCTCTGGCGGGGTTTCCCAGTGCCGCACCCAAGCCTATGCCGACCTGCAAGGTATTCGCCATTTGCGCAACCGGATCGCACACCACGAGCCAGTCTTCACACGCAATCTGACCGACGACTATCAGCGTATCCATGACATGATCGTCTGGCGCAGCCCGACTGCAGCGGCGTGGATGGATGGCAAGCAGAACGTCACCGCCTTGATCGCTAGGAAGCCCTGACTCCGTTCCAGATTTGGAAATAGGACGGGGACGGGAGCGACCTTACGGCACGGCTCTATCTCCGCTTCGCTGCGACCGAACCCGTGTGCCACGGTTTCGCCCCGTGCGGGCGACGATCCTCGCTCAAAAATGCGGCGGCGCGGCCGCCAGGTCGCCTGTCCGAATTGGGAGGGGGCGGCCTCCCCCTCCCTGCCCAAGAGCCGGGCCGTCTTCGCGCGCCTGGTGCGCGCTGCGCTTGGTGATCGCGGCGGTCTCCCCACCCTTCCTTCGCTGACGCTCCCGTGCAGGGCGGGTGATCCCCCTCCGCCGCAATCAGCTCTCCATGTGCATTCCCACCCCCCGGCTTCGCCAGCGGGCAGAAGTCGATGGACGCCATCGCCTTCGGCTCCATCAGGAAAAAGGGAAACAAGCACATGCCAGATTTCGCAAAGATGTCCGACGACGAACGCGGGGAATATGCAGCGCGCGTTGCCACTCTCAATGATGAACTGCGGGCCGACCTCTCCAATCCTCAGCGGGGCCGCGTGGTGCTGACCCAGGGCATTCGCGCCCTGATCGAGGATACCGACCTCTCGCCGTTCTGGATAGACACCGCCGCCTTGCTCCGCATCGTGCGCGACTACTCGGATTTCACCGAAGACAACGATCCCCACGGGGAGCGGGATTTCGGGGCGTTCGAATGGAAGCAGACCCGCTGTTTCTGGAAGATCGACTACTACGACAACGCACTTGAGGGCGGATCGCCGGACCCGGCTGACAACGCTGTGACCTGCCGCGTCGTCACGATCCTTCGCGCCGACGAATACTGATCGGCCGGCATCGAGGGCGGCGCAGCCGTCGCCCTCACCTCCCCCCTATCCCTGAGGATTTTCAACCATGACCACCACTCTCAAGCTGTCGCAGCTTCGTCTTTCCCCCCTCAACGTCCGCAAGGTCGAGCCGACCGGGATCGAGGCGCTGGCCGACGACATTCACGCGCACGGCCTCATTCAGAACCTTGGTGTTTACGAGGATGCAGGCAAGTTCTGGGTCTTCGCCGGAGGGCGCCGTTTTCGCGCGCTCGAGCTTCTCAAGAAGCGCAAGGACGTCCCCGCCTCTTTTCCCGTCCCCGTCATCATCAAGGACAAGGCCGAGGCCATCGAGCTTTCGCTGGTAGAGAACACCCAGCGCGAGAACATGCACCCTGCGGACGCAGTGTCCGCATTCGCCCAGCTTCGCGACGAGGGCGGCATGAGCGCCGAGGATATTGCAGCCCGCTTTGGTTACAGCACCGGCCATGTCGCCAAGTTGCTCCGTCTAGGCAGTCTGGCTCCTGCCCTGCTGGAAGCCTTCGCCGCCGACACGATCGGTATGGAAGCTGCCCAGGCGCTCACCATGAGCGAGGATCACGCCGCGCAGATCGAGGCATTCGAGCGTTGTGGCAACAGTCCCGCCGCGATCCGCCGCGCCCTCACGGTCGAGAAGGTTCGCACCGATTCATCGACCTTCTGTTTCGTCGGTCTGGAAGCCTATGAGGCATCGGGCGGCACGATCACTCGCGACCTGTTCGGGGAGACCGGGTATGCCGATGATCCGGCTTTGCTGGACGAGCTGGTTGCGGCGAAGTTGGATGGCATTCGTACCGGGTTTGAGGCCGAGGGCTGGAAGGTCGTCGAGGTTGCCGCTGAGGCGCCCCACGACATTTACAGCCGCGGCTATCTGCGGCCCGAAACGCGCGAAGCGACCGACGAGGAAGAGGCCCAACTCACCGCGCTCGATGCCCAGATTGAAGCGCTGGAAGTCGAAGGCGGCGAGGACAGTGAGGAAGCCGCCGCACTGTTCGAGCAGAGGGACGTCATCACGGAGGGCCTGGAGGCGTTTACCGACGCGCAGAAGGCCAACGGCGGGGTTTGTGCCTATATCGGTTACAAAGGCGATTTAGTCCTGCGCCATTGGACGGTTTACGTCGAGCCAGCCTCTGCCAAGGTCGAAGAATCCGGTCCTTATGCCGCCAGTATGATCGAGCGCCTGACGGCCATCCGCACGATGGCCTTGCAACAGGAAGTCGCGGCCCAGCCTGCCCTTGCCCTCGACATTCTGCTGGATAGCATGACCGCGCAGTTGATTCACGGCTTGCACAGCTACGACCTTGCCGCCGACATTCACCCAACTGTGACCCGCCACACGGTCGAGCAGGACATGCTTGATGGCAGCCGCCTTGCAGACCTTCCTGCCCAGCTTGTCGAGCGGTTCGCGGACATTCCGGCCGATGGCCGTTTCGAGGTCATCCGCGCGATGGATGAAGCCGACAAGATGCAGTTGCTTGCCGCTCTGGTGGCGACTTCGATCAACGGCACGATCTTCAATCACGGCGGGATCGGTGCTCGGCAGGCCACAGCTGACAAGTACGCCGATGCCGCTGGCCTCGATCTTCGGCAGCACTGGAATCCGGGCCAGACCTTTTTCGACCGGCTCAAGAAGTCGAGCCTTCTCGC includes the following:
- a CDS encoding DUF3768 domain-containing protein produces the protein MPDFAKMSDDERGEYAARVATLNDELRADLSNPQRGRVVLTQGIRALIEDTDLSPFWIDTAALLRIVRDYSDFTEDNDPHGERDFGAFEWKQTRCFWKIDYYDNALEGGSPDPADNAVTCRVVTILRADEY
- a CDS encoding ParB/RepB/Spo0J family partition protein — its product is MTTTLKLSQLRLSPLNVRKVEPTGIEALADDIHAHGLIQNLGVYEDAGKFWVFAGGRRFRALELLKKRKDVPASFPVPVIIKDKAEAIELSLVENTQRENMHPADAVSAFAQLRDEGGMSAEDIAARFGYSTGHVAKLLRLGSLAPALLEAFAADTIGMEAAQALTMSEDHAAQIEAFERCGNSPAAIRRALTVEKVRTDSSTFCFVGLEAYEASGGTITRDLFGETGYADDPALLDELVAAKLDGIRTGFEAEGWKVVEVAAEAPHDIYSRGYLRPETREATDEEEAQLTALDAQIEALEVEGGEDSEEAAALFEQRDVITEGLEAFTDAQKANGGVCAYIGYKGDLVLRHWTVYVEPASAKVEESGPYAASMIERLTAIRTMALQQEVAAQPALALDILLDSMTAQLIHGLHSYDLAADIHPTVTRHTVEQDMLDGSRLADLPAQLVERFADIPADGRFEVIRAMDEADKMQLLAALVATSINGTIFNHGGIGARQATADKYADAAGLDLRQHWNPGQTFFDRLKKSSLLAILADECGEEAAENCAKMKKSDLAIAVNERLPVGWLPKPARRFTPFPEQPTDEGEMSKVA